CGTCAGCGTGACGCCGTTCGCGAGCGGCACGACATAGCCGTCTCCGATCGCGGGCAGCGGCACGGCGGGCGCGCTGCCCGGCGGCAGCAGCGTCAACTGGCCGCGCACGCGCTGCGTCGGCGCATGCCGCAGGCCGGCGACGCGCGCGGCATCGGCCGCGTTCGCGACGATGACGACGCTCGCTTGCGCGATCGTCGCACCCGACGCGTCTAGCGCGAGCCAGCGGCCGTCGCCGCCGCGCTCGAGCCGCGCGACTTCGACGCCGGCGATGCGCGAAAGCCTGTCGCCCGCGGCCGCGCACTGCGCGGCCGCGAGTGCGGCGGGGCTGATCGAGCCGCCTTGCGGAAACAGCCAGCCGCCGTGCGCGATATCGGTTCGCAACAGCGCTTGCGCGTCATCGCGCGACAGCGTCCGTGCGAGCTCGGACGGCACGCCGAGCGTGTCGACGCTCTCGCGCATCAGCTCGAATTCGTCGGCCGATGTCGCGAGCTGCACGAGGCCATGCGCGCTGCGCGCGAACGTGTGCCCGGCGTGCTCGAGCGCGCGCCAGCGATTCAGCGCATGCAGGAAGCCGGCGCGCGACAGGCGGGCCGCGAGGTTGTCGTCGCGTGCGATCATCGGGTGGAACACGCCGGCGGGGTTGCCCGACGCCTCGCTCGCGATTCGCTCGCGGCGCTCGATCAGCGTCACGTGCCAACCGCGCGCGGCGAGCCGTTCGACGGCCGCGCATCCGGCGAGCCCCGCGCCGATCACGATCGCATCGCGCGTGCCGACGTCGAGCGCTCGCGGCGGCTCGTGGCGCCGCACTCGCCAGCGCGGCGCGAATTCGCCGACGAGCATTGCGCGCTTGCCGGCGAAGCCCTCGACTTTCCGATACGCGAAACCCGCTTCGTCGAGCGCGCGCTTGACGGCGCCCGAGCTCGTGTAAGTCGCGAACGTCGCGTGCTCGTCGGCGAGCTTCGCGAGCGATTTGAAGATCGCGGGCGACCATAAATCCGCGTTCTTCGACGGAGCGAAGCCGTCGAGATAGAACGCGTCGGCGCGCAGCGCGAGATTCGGCAACACGTCGAGCGCGTCGCCGAACGCGAGCGTGAGCGTGACGCGCCCTTCGTCGAATTCGAGGCGATGCACGCCCGGCGTCAACGCGGGCCATGCGTTCGCGAGCGCGTCGACGAGCGGCTCAATAGTTGTATATGCAACGATATGCGCGGCCGCACGCCGCAGATCGTCGCGCGCGAACGGGTGCTTTTCGACCGACACGAAGTGAAGCCGCTCGCAGTGCGACGGATCCGCGCGCCATGCGGCCCATGTCGCGAGAAAGTTGCAGCCGGTGCCGAAACCCGTCTCGACGATCGTGAAAGTTCGCTTGTGACGCCAGCGTTCGGGCAGGTCGTTGCCGCGAATGAACACGTGATCGGCCTGGGCGAGCGCGCCGGCCGCGCTATGGTAGATGTCGCCGTAGAGGGGCGAGACGACGGTGCCGTCTTCGCGGAAGACGAGCGTCGCCGGTACGATTCGATCGGTCATGCGAAACAAAAAAGAAGGCGGCGAAAATGCGGCGAACCGCCGCGAAAGCCCCGTCCAGCCTGGCGTTGGCAAAATCCAACGAAACCGCGCGCGGGCGTTGGCCGAGCCGCGGCCAAGCCGGCTCGCGCGACTCGAAAGCCGCGCGGAACGCGTCTAACTCGACAAAATTCGCTCGAAAATCTTTGAAACCCTTGTCGTTATTGGGTTTGCGCTGCGCTATCATAGCAAGCGCCGTATCGCGGAGCTGCCAGGAGGCAAACCCGGCGGTGCGTTGCGCGGCGCAATACTTTGCGCCGTGCCGTTGCCACACACTATAGACGGCACGGTTCGCGCACGTATAATCGGCGCGTTCGCGCTGTTCGTGTCAACCTAACCTGGAAAGGAACCTTAATGAACAAACAGGAACTGATCGACGCCGTCGCCGCCCAGACGGGCGCCAGCAAGGCTCAAACCGGCGAAACGCTGGACACGCTCCTCGAAGTGATCAAGAAGGCTGTGTCGAAAGGCGACTCAGTTCAACTGATCGGCTTCGGCAGCTTCGGTTCGGGCAAGCGCGCAGCGCGCACCGGCCGTAACCCCAAGACGGGCGAGACCATCAAGATCCCGGCGGCCAAGACGGTCAAGTTCACGGCTGGCAAGGCGTTCAAGGACGCAGTGAACAAGCGCTGAAACGAGCTGTTCGCGAACAAAAAACCCGCTGGTTTCAGCGGGTTTTTTCTTTTCGGCGCGTTTTTTTTTGCCGCGCCGCATGGCCTTTTTCAATCTTTGACGATCAGTGGCGATGGACGATTTCGGCGTCGTCGCCGTGGTCGTGATCGTCATGATCATGGTCATGATCGTCGACGTCCCACGCCGGGAACGGGTCCGCGTAGTTCGCCCACGCGTCTTTGCCTTGCGCGTATTCCGCGTCGGTGAGCAGGCATGCGTCGAACTTCGCGCGCCACGCCGCCGCGTCGAGCCCGACGCCGATCAGCACGAACTCCTGCCGGCGATCGCCGATCGACGTGTCGGCGAGATCGCCGCGCCAGTCGGCGACGATCTCGTCGTATAGCTCGTCGCCCGCCTCCGGCCATTCGGCGCGATCCTGCGCGGCCCACCAGTGTCCTGCCGGACCGTGCCGGCACACGCCGCCCGCCTGCGACAGCGAGCCCGCGATGTCATTGCGCGTCGCGAGCCAGAAGAAGCCCTTGCTGCGCAGCACGCCCTTCCATTCTTCGTGCAGCAGCGCCCAGAGCCGCTGCGGATGGAACGGCCGGCGCGCGCGATAGACGAAGTGGCCGATGCCGTATTCATCGGCCTCGCTATGCACGTGGCCGTTGCCTCGGTCGGATTCTTCTTCATCGTCGTCATGCCGGTGCTCGAGCGACGCAAGCCAACCGGGCGCGTTCGCGGCCGCGTCGAAATCGAAGCGGCCGGTGTTGAGCACTTCGGCGAGCGGCACGTCGCCGAAGCGGCTCACGATTTGCCGCGCGCGCGGGTTCAGGTTCGCGAGGATACGCTGCAGGCGCGCGAGCGAATCGGCGTCGACGAGATCCGCCTTGTTGATGACGAGCACGTCGCAGAATTCGATCTGCTCGATCAGCAGTTCGACGAGCGTGCGGTCGTCTTCTTCGGTCGCGGCGAGGCCGTGTTCCGCGAGCGCGTCGTCGCGCGCATAATCGCGCAGGAAGTTGAACGCGTCGACGACGGTGACCATCGTGTCGAGGCGCGCGACGTCCTCGAGCGCCGAGCCGTCGTCGTCGACGAACGTGAAGGTTTCGGCGATGGGCATCGGCTCGGCGATGCCGGTCGATTCGATCACGATCGCATCGAAGCGGTTTTCGGCCGCGAGGCGGCGGATCTCGACGAGCAGATCGTCGCGCAGCGTGCAGCAGATGCAGCCGTTCGACATCTCGACGAAGTGCTCTTCGACATGCGACAACTCGGTCGCGCCGCGCACGAACGTCGCGTCGACGTTGGCCGCGGCGAGATCGTTGACGATCACGGCGACCTTCAGGCCCGCGCGATTCGCGAGGATGTGATTGAGCAGCGTGGTCTTGCCGGCGCCGAGGAAGCCGGACAGCACGGTGACGGGCAACGGCTGGTTCATTGCGGTGCGCACCAACGAAAAAAGCGGGAAGCGAGCCGCCGCGCCCCGAAAACGGGGCGGCACCGGCGAGCGGCCGGCGCGAACGGGCGGCGGGAAAGCCGCATTGTGCATCAAATATAGACGGACGGCCGCGCGCGGCGGCAGAACGGCCGCGATTTCATGATGTGTGATTCGATAACGAAACGAACGTGGGTGCTTGCATGCCGTGCGATCGATCGCCGGACTGCCGGCGCGGCATTGCATCGCCTGGTGCGCTCAGGCGGCGGATTCACGCCCGTTCCGCCCGGCCGCGCGCCTGCGTGGCGCCGCGGCGAGCTAGCGCTGCGCGCTTTGCGCGCCCTGCGCGGCGGGCGCGGGCATCAGCTTCCATCGAACGAGAATGTCGGCGATCTTCCGCGCATACTTGTCGCGCAGCGAAGGCGTCTCCGAATGGTACGCGCCGACCGCCTGCCACGTGTTGCCGTACTTGTCCATCTTGCGGCGCAGATGCCAGGCGGCGATATAGACGCTCTTGCACGGCTCCATCAGCGTGTCCTTCGTGATTCCGTAGCGGGACAGCGTCGGCAGATGGATCGAGTTGATCTGCATGAGGCCGTAGTCGGTCGATCCGTTCGTGTTCTTGTTGAGCGCTTCCGGGCGATTATGCGATTCCTGCCACGCAATCGCGCGCAGGATCAGCGGATTCACGTTCTGATACTTCGCGGCTTCGTCGTAACAGTCGGCGCGAGCAGGTGCGCTGGCGAACCATGCGCCGGCGGCAAACATCGCGACAATGACGAACTGCTTCTCCATCTGGAAATGAACCGGTGAATTGTTTTACGCTTCGCAGAAGGCCGGGAAAACCCGCACGCGCTTTTCGCGCGATGCCGCTCCGGCCGCCCGTATCATACCTGCAACCGAACGGTTCGCCACGAGCGGAGGCTATCCGGTTGGTTTGGACTACGGCGTTTGTCAAGCACGTTTATACCGCATTATCGTGCCGGTGCTTGTCGAAACTTCGCATGCGAAAACTTACGTGCGGCATACGCATTCGATTTTTTTTATGGCGTAAGTGAGACAGTTCTCGGTTCAATGTGATATTTCGGACATGAAAAACTGCTAATGTCTGCTTTTTTGATCCTGACCTTACGTAATACCATCGGAAACGGCCGCCGCCGGCATCGATCCATCAATCCATGACAAGAACTCGCTTTGCTTTGCGGCGCGTCGCAACGGCGCTCGTCGTCGCCGGAATTGTCGCCGCGCAGGCCGCTCACGCTCAGGTCACGCTCAATTTCGTCAATGCGGACATCGACCAGGTCGCGAAGGCGATCGGCGCCGCGACGGGCAAGACGATCATCGTCGATCCGCGCGTCAAGGGGCAGTTGAATCTCGTCGCCGAGCGCGCCGTGCCGGAAGATCAGGCATTGAAGACGCTGCAGTCCGCGCTCCGGATGCAAGGTTTCGCGCTCGTCCAGGATCACGGCGTCCTGAAGGTCGTGCCGGAAGCCGACGCGAAGCTGCAGGGCGTGCCGACCTACATCGGCAACACGCCGCAGGCGCATGGCGATCAGGTCGTCACGCAAGTGTTCGAACTGCGCAACGAGTCGGCGAACAACTTGCTTCCGGTGCTGCGCCCGCTGATCTCGCCGAACAACACGATCACCGCGTATCCGGCCAACAACACGATCGTCGTCACCGATTACGCGGACAACGTGCGCCGGATCGCGCGGATCATCGCGGGCGTCGACAACGCGGCAGGCGCGCAGGTTGCCGTCGTGCCGCTGAAGAACGCGAACGCGATCGACATCGCCGCGCAGCTCACGAAGCTGCTCGACCCGGGCGCGATCGGCAACACCGACGCGACGCTGAAAGTCACCGTGCAGGCCGATCCGCGTACCAACGCGCTGCTTTTGCGCGCATCGAACACGCAGCGCCTCGCCGCGGCGAAGAAGATCGCGCAGCAGCTCGACGCGCCAAGCGGCGTGCCGGGCAACATGCATGTCGTGCCGTTGCGCAACGCCGATGCGGTGAAGCTCGCGAAGACGCTGCGCGGGATGCTCGGCAAGGGCGGCGGCGAAAGCGGCTCGTCGGCGAGCTCGAACGACGCGAATGCGTTCAATCAGGGCGGCTCGCAGAGCGGCTCGAATTTCTCGACGGGCACTTCGGGCACGCCGCCGCTGCCGTCGGGGCTGTCGTCCGGCTCGTCGGGCGGCATGGGCGGCACGATGGGAGGCGGCGGGCTCGGTACCGCCGGCCTGCTGGGCGGCGACAAGGACAAGAGCGACGAGAATCAGCCGGGCGGCATGATCCAGGCCGACTCGGCGACGAATTCGCTCATCATCACCGCGTCGGACCCGGTGTACCGGAACCTGCGTGCGGTGATCGACCAGCTCGATGCGCGGCGCGCGCAGGTGTACATCGAGGCGCTTGTCGTCGAGCTGAACTCGACGACGAACGCGAACCTCGGGATTCAGTGGCAGGTCGCCAACAACGCGCTCTATGCAGGCACGAACCTGCCGACGGGAGGCGTGGGCGGCGGCAACAGCATCGTCGACCTGACAACCCGGGCCGCGACGTCGGCCGTCGGTGCGATCAGCACGCTCACGCCGGGGCTCAACATCGGCTGGTTGCACAACATGTTCGGCATCCAGGGGCTCGGCGGGTTGCTGCAGTATTTTTCCGGCGTGAGCGACGCGAACGTGCTGTCGACGCCGAACCTCGTGACGCTCGACAATGAGGAAGCGAAGATCGTCGTCGGCCAGAACGTGCCGATTCCGACCGGCTCGTATTCGAATCTGACGAGCGGCAACACGAACAATGCGTTCAACACATACGACCGGCGCGATGTCGGCCTGACGCTGCACGTGAAACCGCAGATCACCGAAGGCGGGATTCTGAAGCTGCAGCTGTACACGGAGGACTCCTCGGTCGTGAATACCACGGTCAACAACCAGTCCGGCCCGACGTTCAACAAGCGCTCGATCCAGTCGACCGTGCTGGCCGACAACGGCGAGATCATCGTGCTCGGCGGCCTGATGCAGGACAACTATCAGGTTTCGAACAGCAAGGTGCCGCTGCTCGGCGACATTCCGTGGATCGGCCAGTTGTTCCGCTCCGAAGGCAAGACGCGCCAGAAGACGAACCTGATGGTGTTCCTGCGTCCCGTGATCATCACCGATCGCGAGACCGCGCAGGCGGTGACCTCGAACCGCTACGACTACATCCAGGGCGTGACGGGCGCGTACAAGTCGGACAACAACATCATCCGCGACAAGGACGACCCCGTCGTCCCGCCGATGCCGCTCGGCCCGAGCCAGGGCGGCTCGCCCGCGATGAACCTGTTCGACATCGACAAGATGCGGCGCCAGCAGCTCGTTGCGCCCGCGCCCGCCAGCGCGCCCGCGGCGGCGAGCGACGCCGGCGCCGCATCGTCGGGAGCCCGTCCGTGACGCAGGCGCTCGCGCAAGGCGCTCAGGATCAGCCTGCCGCGAGCGCGCCGTCGCCGCTCGCCGCGCGGCTGTTGCCGTACGGCTTCGCGAAGGCCGGCCAGATCCTGATCGCGCATCAGCACGCGGACACGCTCGAAGTGTGGATCAGCGAGCGCACGAGCTCGGCCGCGCTTGCCGAAGTCGCGCGCAACTTCGGCGCGATCTCGTTGCTGCGCCTGCCGGCCGACGAACTCGCGCAGGCGATCAACCACGCGTACGCGCGCCAGGACGGCAGCGCCGCGCAGATCGTCGGCGAGGTCGAGGGCGAAGTCGACCTGTCGCGGCTGATGCAGGACATTCCCGAAGTCGAGGACTTGCTCGAATCGGAAGACGACGCGCCGATCATCCGGATGATCAACGCGCTCTTGACGCAAGCGGCGCGCGAGCAGGCGTCGGACATCCACATCGAGCCGTTCGAGAACGCATCGGTCGTGCGCTTTCGCGTCGACGGCACGCTGCGCGACGTCGTGCGGCCGAAGAAGGCGCTGCACGGCGCGCTGATCTCGCGGATCAAGATCATGGCGCAGCTCGACATCGCGGAGAAGCGCCTGCCGCAGGACGGCCGGATCACGCTGCGCGTGGGCGGGCGGCCCGTCGACGTGCGGGTGTCGACGCTGCCGACCGGGCACGGCGAGCGCGCGGTGCTGCGTCTGCTGGAGAAGGACGCGCAGCGGCTGAACCTCGAAGCGCTCGGCATGGGCCGCGACACGCTCGTGCAGTTCGACAAGCTGATCTCGCGCCCGCACGGCATCGTGCTCGTCACGGGGCCGACCGGCTCGGGCAAGACGACGACGCTGTACGCGTCGATGTCGCGGCTCGAAACCGCGACGACCAACATCATGACGGTCGAGGACCCGATCGAATACGACCTCTCCGGCATCGGCCAGACGCAGGTGAACGAGCGGATCGGGATGACGTTCGCGCGCGCGCTGCGCTCGATCCTGCGTCAGGACCCGGACATCATCATGATCGGCGAAATCCGCGATCTCGAGACCGCGCAGATCGCGGTGCAGGCGTCGCTGACGGGCCACCTGGTGCTCGCGACGCTGCACACGAACGATGCGGCGTCGGCCGTCACGCGTCTGACGGACATGGGCGTCGAGCCGTACCTGCTCGCGTCGTCGCTGCTCGGCGTGCTCGCGCAGCGGCTCGTGCGCCAGCTCTGCCCGGTGTGCAAGGAGGAGCGGCACGAGGACGGCCGCGCGGTCTGGCATCCGGTCGGCTGCGACAAGTGCGGGCATTCGGGTTACACGGGGCGCCGCGGCGTTTATGAGCTGCTCGTCATCGACGATTCGATCCGCTCGCTGATCCACCGCAACGCAGCCGACGCGGAGATTCTCGCGACGGGCCGCGCGAACGGGATGCGCACGCTGCGCGACGATGCCGAACGCTGGCTCGCGGCGGGCGCGACGTCGCTCGAGGAAGTGCTGCGCGTGACGGGAGGCGCGTAGCGTCATGCCGGCCTTCCGTTTCGAAGCGATCGACGCGTCGGGGCGCGCGCAAAAGGGCGTCATCGAGGCCGACAGCGCACGCAACGCGCGCGGCCAGCTGCGCACGCAGGGGCTCACGCCGCTCGTCGTCGAGCCGGCCGCGAGCGCGCAGCGCGGCGCGCGCAGCCAGCGTCTCGCGCTCGGCCGCAAGCTGTCGCAGCGCGAGCA
Above is a window of Burkholderia thailandensis E264 DNA encoding:
- a CDS encoding lytic transglycosylase domain-containing protein; its protein translation is MEKQFVIVAMFAAGAWFASAPARADCYDEAAKYQNVNPLILRAIAWQESHNRPEALNKNTNGSTDYGLMQINSIHLPTLSRYGITKDTLMEPCKSVYIAAWHLRRKMDKYGNTWQAVGAYHSETPSLRDKYARKIADILVRWKLMPAPAAQGAQSAQR
- the gspD gene encoding type II secretion system secretin GspD; the protein is MTRTRFALRRVATALVVAGIVAAQAAHAQVTLNFVNADIDQVAKAIGAATGKTIIVDPRVKGQLNLVAERAVPEDQALKTLQSALRMQGFALVQDHGVLKVVPEADAKLQGVPTYIGNTPQAHGDQVVTQVFELRNESANNLLPVLRPLISPNNTITAYPANNTIVVTDYADNVRRIARIIAGVDNAAGAQVAVVPLKNANAIDIAAQLTKLLDPGAIGNTDATLKVTVQADPRTNALLLRASNTQRLAAAKKIAQQLDAPSGVPGNMHVVPLRNADAVKLAKTLRGMLGKGGGESGSSASSNDANAFNQGGSQSGSNFSTGTSGTPPLPSGLSSGSSGGMGGTMGGGGLGTAGLLGGDKDKSDENQPGGMIQADSATNSLIITASDPVYRNLRAVIDQLDARRAQVYIEALVVELNSTTNANLGIQWQVANNALYAGTNLPTGGVGGGNSIVDLTTRAATSAVGAISTLTPGLNIGWLHNMFGIQGLGGLLQYFSGVSDANVLSTPNLVTLDNEEAKIVVGQNVPIPTGSYSNLTSGNTNNAFNTYDRRDVGLTLHVKPQITEGGILKLQLYTEDSSVVNTTVNNQSGPTFNKRSIQSTVLADNGEIIVLGGLMQDNYQVSNSKVPLLGDIPWIGQLFRSEGKTRQKTNLMVFLRPVIITDRETAQAVTSNRYDYIQGVTGAYKSDNNIIRDKDDPVVPPMPLGPSQGGSPAMNLFDIDKMRRQQLVAPAPASAPAAASDAGAASSGARP
- a CDS encoding GTP-binding protein — its product is MNQPLPVTVLSGFLGAGKTTLLNHILANRAGLKVAVIVNDLAAANVDATFVRGATELSHVEEHFVEMSNGCICCTLRDDLLVEIRRLAAENRFDAIVIESTGIAEPMPIAETFTFVDDDGSALEDVARLDTMVTVVDAFNFLRDYARDDALAEHGLAATEEDDRTLVELLIEQIEFCDVLVINKADLVDADSLARLQRILANLNPRARQIVSRFGDVPLAEVLNTGRFDFDAAANAPGWLASLEHRHDDDEEESDRGNGHVHSEADEYGIGHFVYRARRPFHPQRLWALLHEEWKGVLRSKGFFWLATRNDIAGSLSQAGGVCRHGPAGHWWAAQDRAEWPEAGDELYDEIVADWRGDLADTSIGDRRQEFVLIGVGLDAAAWRAKFDACLLTDAEYAQGKDAWANYADPFPAWDVDDHDHDHDDHDHGDDAEIVHRH
- the gspE gene encoding type II secretion system ATPase GspE, producing MTQALAQGAQDQPAASAPSPLAARLLPYGFAKAGQILIAHQHADTLEVWISERTSSAALAEVARNFGAISLLRLPADELAQAINHAYARQDGSAAQIVGEVEGEVDLSRLMQDIPEVEDLLESEDDAPIIRMINALLTQAAREQASDIHIEPFENASVVRFRVDGTLRDVVRPKKALHGALISRIKIMAQLDIAEKRLPQDGRITLRVGGRPVDVRVSTLPTGHGERAVLRLLEKDAQRLNLEALGMGRDTLVQFDKLISRPHGIVLVTGPTGSGKTTTLYASMSRLETATTNIMTVEDPIEYDLSGIGQTQVNERIGMTFARALRSILRQDPDIIMIGEIRDLETAQIAVQASLTGHLVLATLHTNDAASAVTRLTDMGVEPYLLASSLLGVLAQRLVRQLCPVCKEERHEDGRAVWHPVGCDKCGHSGYTGRRGVYELLVIDDSIRSLIHRNAADAEILATGRANGMRTLRDDAERWLAAGATSLEEVLRVTGGA
- a CDS encoding HU family DNA-binding protein, which gives rise to MNKQELIDAVAAQTGASKAQTGETLDTLLEVIKKAVSKGDSVQLIGFGSFGSGKRAARTGRNPKTGETIKIPAAKTVKFTAGKAFKDAVNKR
- the mnmC gene encoding bifunctional tRNA (5-methylaminomethyl-2-thiouridine)(34)-methyltransferase MnmD/FAD-dependent 5-carboxymethylaminomethyl-2-thiouridine(34) oxidoreductase MnmC, producing the protein MTDRIVPATLVFREDGTVVSPLYGDIYHSAAGALAQADHVFIRGNDLPERWRHKRTFTIVETGFGTGCNFLATWAAWRADPSHCERLHFVSVEKHPFARDDLRRAAAHIVAYTTIEPLVDALANAWPALTPGVHRLEFDEGRVTLTLAFGDALDVLPNLALRADAFYLDGFAPSKNADLWSPAIFKSLAKLADEHATFATYTSSGAVKRALDEAGFAYRKVEGFAGKRAMLVGEFAPRWRVRRHEPPRALDVGTRDAIVIGAGLAGCAAVERLAARGWHVTLIERRERIASEASGNPAGVFHPMIARDDNLAARLSRAGFLHALNRWRALEHAGHTFARSAHGLVQLATSADEFELMRESVDTLGVPSELARTLSRDDAQALLRTDIAHGGWLFPQGGSISPAALAAAQCAAAGDRLSRIAGVEVARLERGGDGRWLALDASGATIAQASVVIVANAADAARVAGLRHAPTQRVRGQLTLLPPGSAPAVPLPAIGDGYVVPLANGVTLTGATYEPDDADTTLREAGHRENLERLERLLPAFSAHALDAHALAGRVGFRCVASDRLPLVGELGDEAAAARDAAALTGARLRDVPRAAGLYGAFGYGSRGLVWAALGAELIAAQIEGEPWPLERELAEAIDPARFLIRALRRGRVA